The following are from one region of the Littorina saxatilis isolate snail1 linkage group LG2, US_GU_Lsax_2.0, whole genome shotgun sequence genome:
- the LOC138959718 gene encoding nuclear distribution protein nudE-like 1 isoform X2, whose product MDDSKRFATKDDEIVYWRSLAQKFKSELEETKEELEEFQISSRELEAELEAQLKQLEKRNKELETSGARLQTEVESLREKLEGLQKTSHKKAAQLEDELAQVAAYKDELQKYIRELEQANDDLERAKRATVVSLEDFELRLNQAIERNAFLESELDDKETLLETVQRLKDEARDLKSEIDVTQRVVKPLDSISESPDTGARMADSGYDGHQQQAASPTTPTTPKGTPTTPTSKGMPPSSNGATPLTPSARISALNIVGDLLRKVGALEAKLATCRNFVKDQPRSGKIGGNSPMNSPRSEHLRGYRTYRTKRLTRGVSVPSQQGVKISM is encoded by the exons ATGGATGATTCAAAAAGATTTGCCACCAAAGATGACGAGATTGTATACTGGAGGAGCTTGGCACAAAAGTTCAAGTCAGA GCTTGAGGAGACAAAGGAAGAGCTCGAGGAGTTCCAGATCAGCAGCCGAGAGCTGGAAGCCGAACTTGAAGCACAGTTGAAGCAGCTGGAGAAGCGCAACAAGGAACTAGAAACCAGCGGTGCTAGACTTCAGACAGAAGTCGAGTCTTTACGA GAAAAGCTTGAGGGTCTGCAGAAAACAAGCCACAAGAAGGCAGCACAGCTAGAAGATGAACTTGCACAAGTGGCAGCCTACAAAGACGAGCTCCAAAAGTACATCAGAGAGCTAGAGCAGGCCAATGATGACTTGGAAAGAGCTAAAAG AGCAACAGTTGTATCCCTTGAAGACTTTGAGCTGAGGTTAAACCAG GCAATCGAGAGAAACGCCTTTCTGGAAAGCGAGCTGGACGACAAAGAGACTCTCTTAGAAACTGTTCAGCGATTAAAAGATGAAGCCAGAG atcTTAAGTCAGAGATAGACGTGACACAGCGAGTAGTGAAGCCATTAGATAGTATATCAGAATCACCAGACACTGGTGCGCGGATGGCGGACAGTGGCTATGATGGTCACCAGCAGCAAGCAGCCTCCCCAACCACACCTACAACACCCAAAGGCACACCCACCACACCTACCTCCAAAG GCATGCCACCAAGTAGCAATGGAGCAACACCTCTTACACCTTCAGCGCGGATATCTGCACTCAATATCGTTGGAGATCTTTTACGGAAAGTTGGG GCCTTAGAAGCTAAGCTTGCCACCTGTCGCAACTTTGTCAAGGATCAACCACGCTCAGGGAAAATTGGGGGTAACAGCCCTATGAATTCCCCGAG
- the LOC138959718 gene encoding nuclear distribution protein nudE-like 1 isoform X4: protein MDDSKRFATKDDEIVYWRSLAQKFKSELEETKEELEEFQISSRELEAELEAQLKQLEKRNKELETSGARLQTEVESLREKLEGLQKTSHKKAAQLEDELAQVAAYKDELQKYIRELEQANDDLERAKRATVVSLEDFELRLNQAIERNAFLESELDDKETLLETVQRLKDEARDLKSEIDVTQRVVKPLDSISESPDTGARMADSGYDGHQQQAASPTTPTTPKGTPTTPTSKGMPPSSNGATPLTPSARISALNIVGDLLRKVGALEAKLATCRNFVKDQPRSGKIGGNSPMNSPRTKRLTRGVSVPSQQGVKISM from the exons ATGGATGATTCAAAAAGATTTGCCACCAAAGATGACGAGATTGTATACTGGAGGAGCTTGGCACAAAAGTTCAAGTCAGA GCTTGAGGAGACAAAGGAAGAGCTCGAGGAGTTCCAGATCAGCAGCCGAGAGCTGGAAGCCGAACTTGAAGCACAGTTGAAGCAGCTGGAGAAGCGCAACAAGGAACTAGAAACCAGCGGTGCTAGACTTCAGACAGAAGTCGAGTCTTTACGA GAAAAGCTTGAGGGTCTGCAGAAAACAAGCCACAAGAAGGCAGCACAGCTAGAAGATGAACTTGCACAAGTGGCAGCCTACAAAGACGAGCTCCAAAAGTACATCAGAGAGCTAGAGCAGGCCAATGATGACTTGGAAAGAGCTAAAAG AGCAACAGTTGTATCCCTTGAAGACTTTGAGCTGAGGTTAAACCAG GCAATCGAGAGAAACGCCTTTCTGGAAAGCGAGCTGGACGACAAAGAGACTCTCTTAGAAACTGTTCAGCGATTAAAAGATGAAGCCAGAG atcTTAAGTCAGAGATAGACGTGACACAGCGAGTAGTGAAGCCATTAGATAGTATATCAGAATCACCAGACACTGGTGCGCGGATGGCGGACAGTGGCTATGATGGTCACCAGCAGCAAGCAGCCTCCCCAACCACACCTACAACACCCAAAGGCACACCCACCACACCTACCTCCAAAG GCATGCCACCAAGTAGCAATGGAGCAACACCTCTTACACCTTCAGCGCGGATATCTGCACTCAATATCGTTGGAGATCTTTTACGGAAAGTTGGG GCCTTAGAAGCTAAGCTTGCCACCTGTCGCAACTTTGTCAAGGATCAACCACGCTCAGGGAAAATTGGGGGTAACAGCCCTATGAATTCCCCGAG
- the LOC138959718 gene encoding nuclear distribution protein nudE-like 1 isoform X5, translated as MDDSKRFATKDDEIVYWRSLAQKFKSELEETKEELEEFQISSRELEAELEAQLKQLEKRNKELETSGARLQTEVESLREKLEGLQKTSHKKAAQLEDELAQVAAYKDELQKYIRELEQANDDLERAKRATVVSLEDFELRLNQAIERNAFLESELDDKETLLETVQRLKDEARDLKSEIDVTQRVVKPLDSISESPDTGARMADSGYDGHQQQAASPTTPTTPKGTPTTPTSKGMPPSSNGATPLTPSARISALNIVGDLLRKVGISGSAKAESEPALEAKLATCRNFVKDQPRSGKIGGNSPMNSPR; from the exons ATGGATGATTCAAAAAGATTTGCCACCAAAGATGACGAGATTGTATACTGGAGGAGCTTGGCACAAAAGTTCAAGTCAGA GCTTGAGGAGACAAAGGAAGAGCTCGAGGAGTTCCAGATCAGCAGCCGAGAGCTGGAAGCCGAACTTGAAGCACAGTTGAAGCAGCTGGAGAAGCGCAACAAGGAACTAGAAACCAGCGGTGCTAGACTTCAGACAGAAGTCGAGTCTTTACGA GAAAAGCTTGAGGGTCTGCAGAAAACAAGCCACAAGAAGGCAGCACAGCTAGAAGATGAACTTGCACAAGTGGCAGCCTACAAAGACGAGCTCCAAAAGTACATCAGAGAGCTAGAGCAGGCCAATGATGACTTGGAAAGAGCTAAAAG AGCAACAGTTGTATCCCTTGAAGACTTTGAGCTGAGGTTAAACCAG GCAATCGAGAGAAACGCCTTTCTGGAAAGCGAGCTGGACGACAAAGAGACTCTCTTAGAAACTGTTCAGCGATTAAAAGATGAAGCCAGAG atcTTAAGTCAGAGATAGACGTGACACAGCGAGTAGTGAAGCCATTAGATAGTATATCAGAATCACCAGACACTGGTGCGCGGATGGCGGACAGTGGCTATGATGGTCACCAGCAGCAAGCAGCCTCCCCAACCACACCTACAACACCCAAAGGCACACCCACCACACCTACCTCCAAAG GCATGCCACCAAGTAGCAATGGAGCAACACCTCTTACACCTTCAGCGCGGATATCTGCACTCAATATCGTTGGAGATCTTTTACGGAAAGTTGGG ATTTCAGGCAGTGCAAAAGCTGAATCTGAGCCG GCCTTAGAAGCTAAGCTTGCCACCTGTCGCAACTTTGTCAAGGATCAACCACGCTCAGGGAAAATTGGGGGTAACAGCCCTATGAATTCCCCGAG
- the LOC138959718 gene encoding nuclear distribution protein nudE-like 1 isoform X1: MDDSKRFATKDDEIVYWRSLAQKFKSELEETKEELEEFQISSRELEAELEAQLKQLEKRNKELETSGARLQTEVESLREKLEGLQKTSHKKAAQLEDELAQVAAYKDELQKYIRELEQANDDLERAKRATVVSLEDFELRLNQAIERNAFLESELDDKETLLETVQRLKDEARDLKSEIDVTQRVVKPLDSISESPDTGARMADSGYDGHQQQAASPTTPTTPKGTPTTPTSKGMPPSSNGATPLTPSARISALNIVGDLLRKVGISGSAKAESEPALEAKLATCRNFVKDQPRSGKIGGNSPMNSPRSEHLRGYRTYRTKRLTRGVSVPSQQGVKISM; encoded by the exons ATGGATGATTCAAAAAGATTTGCCACCAAAGATGACGAGATTGTATACTGGAGGAGCTTGGCACAAAAGTTCAAGTCAGA GCTTGAGGAGACAAAGGAAGAGCTCGAGGAGTTCCAGATCAGCAGCCGAGAGCTGGAAGCCGAACTTGAAGCACAGTTGAAGCAGCTGGAGAAGCGCAACAAGGAACTAGAAACCAGCGGTGCTAGACTTCAGACAGAAGTCGAGTCTTTACGA GAAAAGCTTGAGGGTCTGCAGAAAACAAGCCACAAGAAGGCAGCACAGCTAGAAGATGAACTTGCACAAGTGGCAGCCTACAAAGACGAGCTCCAAAAGTACATCAGAGAGCTAGAGCAGGCCAATGATGACTTGGAAAGAGCTAAAAG AGCAACAGTTGTATCCCTTGAAGACTTTGAGCTGAGGTTAAACCAG GCAATCGAGAGAAACGCCTTTCTGGAAAGCGAGCTGGACGACAAAGAGACTCTCTTAGAAACTGTTCAGCGATTAAAAGATGAAGCCAGAG atcTTAAGTCAGAGATAGACGTGACACAGCGAGTAGTGAAGCCATTAGATAGTATATCAGAATCACCAGACACTGGTGCGCGGATGGCGGACAGTGGCTATGATGGTCACCAGCAGCAAGCAGCCTCCCCAACCACACCTACAACACCCAAAGGCACACCCACCACACCTACCTCCAAAG GCATGCCACCAAGTAGCAATGGAGCAACACCTCTTACACCTTCAGCGCGGATATCTGCACTCAATATCGTTGGAGATCTTTTACGGAAAGTTGGG ATTTCAGGCAGTGCAAAAGCTGAATCTGAGCCG GCCTTAGAAGCTAAGCTTGCCACCTGTCGCAACTTTGTCAAGGATCAACCACGCTCAGGGAAAATTGGGGGTAACAGCCCTATGAATTCCCCGAG
- the LOC138959718 gene encoding nuclear distribution protein nudE-like 1 isoform X3, which translates to MDDSKRFATKDDEIVYWRSLAQKFKSELEETKEELEEFQISSRELEAELEAQLKQLEKRNKELETSGARLQTEVESLREKLEGLQKTSHKKAAQLEDELAQVAAYKDELQKYIRELEQANDDLERAKRATVVSLEDFELRLNQAIERNAFLESELDDKETLLETVQRLKDEARDLKSEIDVTQRVVKPLDSISESPDTGARMADSGYDGHQQQAASPTTPTTPKGTPTTPTSKGMPPSSNGATPLTPSARISALNIVGDLLRKVGISGSAKAESEPALEAKLATCRNFVKDQPRSGKIGGNSPMNSPRTKRLTRGVSVPSQQGVKISM; encoded by the exons ATGGATGATTCAAAAAGATTTGCCACCAAAGATGACGAGATTGTATACTGGAGGAGCTTGGCACAAAAGTTCAAGTCAGA GCTTGAGGAGACAAAGGAAGAGCTCGAGGAGTTCCAGATCAGCAGCCGAGAGCTGGAAGCCGAACTTGAAGCACAGTTGAAGCAGCTGGAGAAGCGCAACAAGGAACTAGAAACCAGCGGTGCTAGACTTCAGACAGAAGTCGAGTCTTTACGA GAAAAGCTTGAGGGTCTGCAGAAAACAAGCCACAAGAAGGCAGCACAGCTAGAAGATGAACTTGCACAAGTGGCAGCCTACAAAGACGAGCTCCAAAAGTACATCAGAGAGCTAGAGCAGGCCAATGATGACTTGGAAAGAGCTAAAAG AGCAACAGTTGTATCCCTTGAAGACTTTGAGCTGAGGTTAAACCAG GCAATCGAGAGAAACGCCTTTCTGGAAAGCGAGCTGGACGACAAAGAGACTCTCTTAGAAACTGTTCAGCGATTAAAAGATGAAGCCAGAG atcTTAAGTCAGAGATAGACGTGACACAGCGAGTAGTGAAGCCATTAGATAGTATATCAGAATCACCAGACACTGGTGCGCGGATGGCGGACAGTGGCTATGATGGTCACCAGCAGCAAGCAGCCTCCCCAACCACACCTACAACACCCAAAGGCACACCCACCACACCTACCTCCAAAG GCATGCCACCAAGTAGCAATGGAGCAACACCTCTTACACCTTCAGCGCGGATATCTGCACTCAATATCGTTGGAGATCTTTTACGGAAAGTTGGG ATTTCAGGCAGTGCAAAAGCTGAATCTGAGCCG GCCTTAGAAGCTAAGCTTGCCACCTGTCGCAACTTTGTCAAGGATCAACCACGCTCAGGGAAAATTGGGGGTAACAGCCCTATGAATTCCCCGAG
- the LOC138959718 gene encoding nuclear distribution protein nudE-like 1 isoform X6, producing MDDSKRFATKDDEIVYWRSLAQKFKSELEETKEELEEFQISSRELEAELEAQLKQLEKRNKELETSGARLQTEVESLREKLEGLQKTSHKKAAQLEDELAQVAAYKDELQKYIRELEQANDDLERAKRATVVSLEDFELRLNQAIERNAFLESELDDKETLLETVQRLKDEARDLKSEIDVTQRVVKPLDSISESPDTGARMADSGYDGHQQQAASPTTPTTPKGTPTTPTSKGMPPSSNGATPLTPSARISALNIVGDLLRKVGALEAKLATCRNFVKDQPRSGKIGGNSPMNSPR from the exons ATGGATGATTCAAAAAGATTTGCCACCAAAGATGACGAGATTGTATACTGGAGGAGCTTGGCACAAAAGTTCAAGTCAGA GCTTGAGGAGACAAAGGAAGAGCTCGAGGAGTTCCAGATCAGCAGCCGAGAGCTGGAAGCCGAACTTGAAGCACAGTTGAAGCAGCTGGAGAAGCGCAACAAGGAACTAGAAACCAGCGGTGCTAGACTTCAGACAGAAGTCGAGTCTTTACGA GAAAAGCTTGAGGGTCTGCAGAAAACAAGCCACAAGAAGGCAGCACAGCTAGAAGATGAACTTGCACAAGTGGCAGCCTACAAAGACGAGCTCCAAAAGTACATCAGAGAGCTAGAGCAGGCCAATGATGACTTGGAAAGAGCTAAAAG AGCAACAGTTGTATCCCTTGAAGACTTTGAGCTGAGGTTAAACCAG GCAATCGAGAGAAACGCCTTTCTGGAAAGCGAGCTGGACGACAAAGAGACTCTCTTAGAAACTGTTCAGCGATTAAAAGATGAAGCCAGAG atcTTAAGTCAGAGATAGACGTGACACAGCGAGTAGTGAAGCCATTAGATAGTATATCAGAATCACCAGACACTGGTGCGCGGATGGCGGACAGTGGCTATGATGGTCACCAGCAGCAAGCAGCCTCCCCAACCACACCTACAACACCCAAAGGCACACCCACCACACCTACCTCCAAAG GCATGCCACCAAGTAGCAATGGAGCAACACCTCTTACACCTTCAGCGCGGATATCTGCACTCAATATCGTTGGAGATCTTTTACGGAAAGTTGGG GCCTTAGAAGCTAAGCTTGCCACCTGTCGCAACTTTGTCAAGGATCAACCACGCTCAGGGAAAATTGGGGGTAACAGCCCTATGAATTCCCCGAG